CTGTAATAGGCGTAACAGGAGTAGTTTCACGAGAAAAATCGTCATATCTCATCAATTCGGTGCCAAGACTAACATTACTTAGTGCATAAATATTTGTTTCATCGCCCAGCACGGTATCTGGTACCATCGTATTCGTCTGTGATTGTATTAGTAATACATCGGATGTCGAGTGATTAAGGGTCTTATTCTGGATAAAATCTACAGTATATGAAGATGTGTCATTTGGCGCCCATTGAAAAGTTGCAGCAATAGCCGTTTTCTTATTTTGTGCGTTTTGATCGATTAATGTAAAGTTATTAGGACGAAATACTCTTCGAGAATCTTCAGTTTCACAAAGGCTTTGGTCTTGTGTTGTGTAGCCATTTCCATTTGATCTAAATACTGGGCAAACTTCACCCCAGTTCGAAACTCGAATAACTTCCCCACCTTTTTGGTTGTCATTGTATGTTAGATTGACTAAGGCACCAAAATCACCTAAAGATGTATCACGCCAGTTTTTTACTCCGGTAAGATTTAAGTTAGGGAAAAGCTTATCGGCTTCGTCACCGTATTTGGCTTTTGCATTTACATTAAGAAAATCTTTTTTAACTTGTAGTGGGCGTTTTGTTTTTAAGTTTATTGTTGCACCTAACGAACCCTCAGTTTTAGCAGCAGTGGGGGATTTTATTACTTCTAATGTATCGATTAATTCGGAAGGAATATCTGAAAGGTTAACTTGCCTATCGGGCTCACTGCCTTCACCACCCGCAACACTGCGGCCGTTAAGTTCAATACGGTTTTCACTAACCCCGCGAACTTGGAAAGAACTAGCACCACCATTTTCGCCAAAAATAACTTGTACACCGGTAATACGCTGCATAGATTCAACAACGTTTTCATCGGGGAAGTTACCTACATCTTCAGCGCTAATAACATCTATTACACTATTGGCATGCTTCTTTATTTCACTTGCACGCATTAGGCTTGATCGTAGGCCAGAAACTTCAATTACTTCAAGTTCGAAATCTTCGTTTTTTGCGTTAGTCCTGGTTTGGCTTGCGGTTTCGCTAACAGCTGTTACCTCTACCTCAGTTTCGTTTTCATCTGTGGTTTGGGCATACACTGGATTTATAGCCGTTAGCACCGCTACGGCTACTAAAGTGGGCAAAGTATTCCAAGGTTGTTTCATCGTGAACTCCGTTATTATGTCGCTCAATGGCAATTTTGAAGTTTGCATTATATTGAGTAAATTTATTTTTATAGTTTACAAGAGCGTAACGTTATATATGGTTGAACTGCTCTTCTGTAACATCAATATAACAATTCAATTGCCGTGAACCCGTAAATATTTTTTAAAAATAATTGTTACAATTTTTTTGTATCCTTTTTATTGATGATTATGAATAGTATGAAAGAGTATTAATTGTACCAATATATAATGGTGGTATGTATTTGGTACAGTATCTTATAATCTGTTTTATGGGTAAGTTACTATGAAGATCTTGTTATTTAGCCTATTAGCCGTATACCAGAGCCAGTAATTATATCTTTATTATTAATAAGCCTTTGACTCGTCCACATTCCGTAAGCACATTTACTTTATTCATTATGTAGTTGTCTTGGTTTTTAATGGGTCTAGGTGTTAAACGAGTGTTAATAGTAAACTGTAAAAGTTATATATAACTTTACAATCCAATCTGAGCCCAGGATAAGCCGAACGCTCTTCTTCAAATTGTTTGGTATTAGCTACAAATAATTGCTTTGTGATACTTCAAAACCGTAAATTTGATCCTAAAGTAAATATTCGCTGATGGTGTTCATAAGACAATAGCCGTTCATTAAATAGTGAAAAACTACGGAGGTTTTCATTGGTTAAGTTTTGGACTTCTAAAAACAGCCCCAATTTTTCACTTAATTGGTAGCTTACTTTAAAGTCTAACTGACCATAGTCATCAACCATTTCGGGTTGCCCTAGCAGGCCGCTATGTTTGCGAACAAATTCATCTCTGTGGTTGTAGATGATACTGGCATTAAATGTTTCAGTTTGATAAAAAAAGATCAAATTTAGGGTATCAGATAAGCCTTCAATAATTTCTTCACGAATACTACTATTAGCCTGCAATGGATCCGATGCAACATGGGTATAACGCAGTTCAATACCAGTACCATCAAAAGGAGCGGGTAGGCTTTCAAATTGATTTTGATAGACAAACTCATAACCATAAAATGAAGTGCTATCAGCGTTATATGGGGTACTGACTAAAAAGTCACCTTCTGGATGAGCGAGCAATGATTCAAAACCCACACTTTGTAAAATAAAATTATCAACACTTTTATAATAGAAGGTAAGGTCAATTAAGCCTTTATCATCAAAAAACCAAGACCAATTGATGTCAAAATTGATTGATTCATAGGGTTGCAGTTGCGGATTGCCTCTGATGGCAGTGCTGGCACCAGTTCTAGCGACATATTCACCAATAGATGGCGCTAATTTATCTAATGAAGGCCGTGATATGGTTTTTGAAACACCAATATTTATATACTGCTGATCATTTAATTCAAGTTTAAAATTGATATTAGGTAACCAGTTAACATAATTATTGGATTTGGATACAGGAATACTTTGTGCGTATGTAATACGTAACGATGTAGGATCTGTATCGCTATAGGTTAAATCTTGTATGCCTTGGTCGTAACCTTTTGATTTTATAATTGTAGCTGATAAGCGAACACCCATTTGCGCCGACCAATTCAAATCAAAAAGTTGGCCGCTTAGAAAGGTTTTAATATATGCTTCAAGTAGTTCTTCTCTGACGTCCCAGGAACTGTTAGGTAATTCGTTGGCATTAAAGCCTCCCAATTGTTTACGTAATTCTATTGTTTCTGCTAGGGGGTGGTTTGTATCAATGATAGCTTGCTGAATATGCTCATCTGACCAAAGGTAATCTATGTATTGTTGTGAGTCGAAGCCATACCAGACTTCAGGAACGCCACCATCTAAAAAACCACTTGCATCAATGGTACTAAACATCTCATCTGGTAAGTCAAATTCGTAACCACCAAACTCTTCACCCCAAGGCGTTTTAAATGCGATTTTTTCTTTTGTTCGGTCGGCATAATAAAGTCCATATTTAATTTGTTCCCAATGAGTGGACTTTAGAATAGTTTCGCCATCTAACTTAATTTGAAATATTCTATCTTCCACATCATCACCACTATCAATAGTAATGTGACTGCGAAGATCCGAAGCGTCGATAGAGTTAGCAAAACTAATATTGGCATAAGGACGGTTTTCTAACAGAGTATATTGAGGATTAGCATTAGGAGAACCTACAGCTGAGAATCGTTTGTTACCACCATTGTTACTTTTAGCCACTGCATAGGATATATCCATGACAATGTTACTGGCTTGACTAAAGTCATAACCTGCTGTGCCTGCAAAGTGTATTGTTTCGCTAGGACGATTTCGGATAAGCTGCACAAAATCACTGGCGAAGGACAAGTCGGATTTGTATCTATAACTCAATAAGGTGTTGTTTTGATCAACTGAAATACTATCAAAGGTATCTTTTTCGGCTGAATTTTCAGTATTACCGTTAATATGTGTCCAATTTCCAGATGAGGCTATACTGGATTCCACATCAAATCTAGAATATACAAGATCAGTAATAATATAGAGGTTGGGTGTGATATTTAATTTACTGACCCAAGACAGGCCAAAACGTTGCTTTTCTGATTGTTCAATTCGCAAGTCAAAATTTCTTGGTACCCAAATTTCACTATAATCTTCACTCCCTTCTTTGTTTTCGATTCCAGTTAAATCAGCTGCAAACCAACCATCTGAATTGGCTGATTCTATTCGGTAACTTTGTTGCAAAAAATTCATTGAAAAAATACTGGCAATAGTTTCTCCAGAGTAAGTCACAGAGCCAAATAATTCTGGGAAAAAATCACCATCTTCACTTGCTGATAATTTTATACCGCCACGTAAGTTGAACGATTTTTGATTAGTTCTCGGCTGGTTTACTAAGTTAATAGTTGCGCCAATACCGCCTGAGACTAATTCTGTTGTTTGTGTTTTATAGATATCAGAATACAAAAATAACTGCGGCGAGAAGGTGTCAAAACTAAATCCACTGCCTAAGTTCGTAGAAGGTAGTTGGCGATTATTATAAAGCACTGTATTCAACTCAGGGCCAAATCCCCTGACAGTTAAAAATAGTCCTTCACGTTTTCGATAGTCGGTACTGGCGCCAGCTGCCGATTGTAGGAGTGTTCCCACATTACGTTGAATATGATTTTTGTTGTTTTGAACACTGACATTTTCTACTAACACGTTTGAGTATCGTTTTTTTAAAAAACGTTTTTGATAGTTACTCAGTCTGCCTACAATAGAAATAATTTCGGGACTTTGTTCATCTAAGTGTTCTTCGATAGCATCAATGATGTCTTCAGGCGGAAATGTTGCAATTTCGTTTGGTTGTGAAGTGACTTCAGTGACTGGAATTTTGACTATTTTATATAAACCGTTGGCGTTTCTGACCGCCATTAGATTTGTACCTTCCAAAATTGTCGACATTCCACTGTCGATTGTTACCTTTCCATTAATTGCCGCAGAAGTTTTTTGACTAACTAAGTCATAGGGATAAAGAATTAATAAATCGGTTTGTTCAGCTAGTTTTCTTAGAGAAGTCGCTGTACTACCTGCTTCTATAGATAGTTGATAGGTTTTTGATGATGCAATAACAAATTGAGAATTTACCAAAAACAAAAAACAGACTATAAAAAAAAGTTTTCTATAAAACATATACAACATTAATTATCTTTTATTGCTGATGAGAGAATGTCAGAACTAATTTTTTATAATTTCAGTATACAAGTATCTCTATCGAATAGAAGTTTCTTTTTGTAATAATGTTCTATATATAAAACTTAATGTTATTAATGGTTCAATTTTCCGTTGTTACTTGGCTAAGCCAGTGGTTAATTACTGGCTTTATTGTTGTTTTTTTCTGAGTAAATAACTGTTGTTACTGATTTGAGATACTTCAATATTGAAGGTTTCTTCTAGCGCAACTAAAACTTGGTCAAGTTTGTTAATTTTGTATCTACCGCCCACCTTCATATTCGCTACTTGTGGATCATTAATGATAAAAGTAGCATGGGTGAACCGAGACACCTCATTCACGAAATCACTCATTGTTTGACCATCAAAAATGAGTACACCCGTTTGCCATGCTTGCTGACGCTCTAATTCTTTGCTATCTAAATTTTGGATGTTTTTAGCTACATTTTTTAATGCTGCCTTACCTTCATACATGGCATTTAGAGTGACTTTCTGGCCCGCATCTAACATGCCCACTGTCGATAAAATAGTGTTCATATGGTTAGCATCTTGCTCATTTCTTTCTTGTGAGAAAGGTGTGGTGATAAAGTCTTCAGTCACCGCAGATAGAGCAATACGTCCTTCTGTGACTAATACATCTAATAAATTGTCACGAAGTCTGACATTAAAGGCAGTACCAACAGCTTGTACACGTCCACCTGCTGCGTAAACTCTGAAAGGTTTATTGGCGTCTTTGGCCACTTCGAAATGCGCTTCACCATAAACTAACCAAACGTTTCTATTATCTTCGGTGTAATCCACCTGAACGCGACTGTTGGTATTTAAATATATGACAGAACCATCAACTAATTGGTGCTTATTTTGTTGACCAATGTTTGTTACATATAGACCGTTAGTTGTATATTCTGTTGTTTGTTTGCCTGAAAATACAAACAGTATTATTGCCACAAAAAACATGCTGCATAATGCAAAGGCAGGACGAAATGCAAACCCTTGTAAAAATGATTGTTTTTGTTTTGCTGTATAATGCTTGGCATTTAACAATTGATGAATTTTTTCTACAGGTACATCGTCCCATACTTGGGCCAGTGACAAAAACTCACGCTTATTCTGTGGATCGCTTTCTATCCATTGTGCAAATTCAGTTTGCTCGACCTTAGTTAAAGTAACGTCGCCATCCATTTTTATCAGCCAATCCGCGGCTATATCTTCAACGGATCTGGGAGCTGCAAATTTTATGATATTGTGATTCATATGCCCTTATCCGACTCTTTATTTTGACTGTTTATTTTTAATATTAGTGACACCATGTAAATCTATCTGGTGACGCTTTAAGTAATCTCTACAACTCAAAGTTGCTGTTTTTAAGTGTTTCTCTACACTACTTAGCGAAATTTCTAATTGTTCCGCTATTGTTTGGTGTTTTAATCCGTGAATTTTTCTTAATAAAAATACTTTTCGGCACTTTTCTGGTAATTCAGACATAGCTTTACAATATATATCGACAGCTTTATTCGCATCGATTTCATGTTCTAAACTATCGCCAATGGGATCATTTTCTTCACTGCTACAATCTTCTAAATAAACCGTCCTTTGATAGGATTTTTTACTTAATTCGTTCAATGCTAGATTTTTTGCAATAGTGAACAAAAAAGCTTTAGGAAATTCAATTTCTTTGCTCAACTCAGCATTGTGTGCTTTTATATAGACCTCTTGTACTACGTCCTCAACTGTTTGCTCTGATTTCAAATATTTCATTAAAAACCGCTTTAAAAAATCGGTGTTTTCAATAAATATTTGAGAAATCATGGTCATATAATTATGCCTTTTTGCATTGAAGTTGGATCGTGCTACTTACCAGTTTATTTAACATTATTAAGATCCATCTCTTATTGAATAAATTGAAATTTATCAAGCCATCTACATATTGAACAATCGACTATTGTTAACCCGTAAAAATAATATTTAAAATATGATAAGAATAAATTGAATACTTGTCAGTTTACTATAAGAAAGACTTTGGCACCCAAATGAAATGTTAATTTAGACCTCATTTGGGTTTCTCAATTATTGAGTTCTGGAAAAAAAATTAAGTCTAATTGTTATAAAGCTGGCCATGCTTTAGGCCGTTTATTTGAATCATTAACGCCGCTCATTGTTCTGTAACTGTTGATAACGTCATTGTTATCCAAGGGGTCATTGACAACTTTTTTCCATTCTTCCAGCTTTTCCATCATTTTCTTAATCCGCATTTTATGTTCTGGTTTATTAGCTAAATTAACCATTTCTAACGGATCTTTATGCATATCGAATAATTGGGTTTTCTTTAACATCGGATAATAGATCAATTTATAATCATCGGTGCGTAACATACGCTGAAAATGACGATAACTGCCATAAATGCTTGAGTAGATCTTGTCTTTTTCGCCACGTACTAGAGGAGCAATGCTCGGCGCTTGGACACTTTTAGGTATCTCCAAACCTGCCATGTCCACAATCGAAGGAAATACACTATTTAAATAAAACATTCCAGTAGCAGATTTCCCTACTGGGACATTTGGTCCTTGCATAATAAAGGGAGCTCTTATGCTATGATCATATTGATTTTGTTTACCCAATAGGCCATGTTTTCCTACAGATAAACCATGATCTGCGGTAAATACTATTAAGGTATTATCTAATTGCCCAGAATTTTTTAATGCCTCTAAAACACGACCTATTTGCGCATCAGTGTGTTCTATCATGGCGTAATATTCACCAATGGCTTTTTTCACTGCATAGGGAGTACGTGGATTGTTTTCTAATATTTCATCTCGAATATAGAAATCCCCTTGATTGAATGGGTGAGTTGGTAAGAAATTAGCGGGTAAATCTATTGTGTCGCCAGGATATTTACCCATATAACTTTGTGGTGCTTGCCTTGGGTCATGAGGGGCGAGAAACCCTACATACATCATAAATGGTTTTTCTTGTTTATGTTTTAGGAAATCAACTGCTGCATCAGCAATCACTTCACTGGTATGTTTTTGGGCTTTGTATGCTCGAAAATTTGTTTGATTACTTTTCGATGGTACATAATCAACAAACTCAGTATTGAACTGTCCACCTTTATGTAAGTGAGCCATGCCGTGCATAAAAATGGCCTGGCCTTCGGAAAAACTGGTTTCCCAATCTTGCTCAGATAAGTGCCATTTTCCGGTCATAAAAGTGTGATAGCCATTATCCTTAAAGGTTTCTCCCATTAATTTAATGCTGTCTTTCGTTTTGGCATCTAGTTTTTCTGGCCCACGACCAGTTTGATATAAGTGCCTACCAGTATTGATCATACGACGACTTGGTGAGCAGACTGCACCAGACCAGCTTCCCTGATTAAATACATGAGTAAAACTCATGCCGTTATGAGCCAGCGCATCAATATTGGGAGTGGAAATACGGTCGTTGCCAAAAGCATGAACAGTATCATAGGCTTGGTCATCAGTTAGGATAAATAGCACGTTGGTTTTGTCAGTATTGGCTAATACGGAGGCACTATATAAAAAGCCCAAACATATTAAAGCGGCGATACTCAGTTTATTGCGCATTGTTATATATGTCGATGCACGTTGTGCATCTGTTAAGTCTGTATGTTTCATAATCTAATTAATAACCCCTTAAACGTGTATATGTTTGACCATATTTATTGTGAAAACCGTAAAAATTTTACGGTTTTTATGTGTTTATCTTGTTACTTGTTCATTGCATTAAATTGTTTTTCAGATAAATGCATACCTAAAGACGAAGACAAAAATGAATAGAAGATATTTTTAGCGTTAACCGCCGCTGGAGCTGGTGCAGTGATGCAGTCAATCTGGATGGTCATATTAACTAGTTAATCTAGGTAGAAGTGAGATTTTGACTAGGGCACTAGTGAGTTATTACTATTAGCACCCTAGTTTTTGCAATGTAAGGCCTGTTAATTTGGGGCTTACATTTTGACTATAAATTTAAAAGTAGATATTGATATGAAATTAACTAAGAATATTCGACCATCATTACTGATTTGGCCTGCACTCAGTGTGTTGTTGTCCTGCACTTACGAAAGCACTAAACAGACTCCTGCTGAGCTTGTATCTACGCCCTCTAAACCGAACGTTTTATTTATATTGGTAGATGATTTGGGTTATGCCGACTTAAGTGTCATGGGCAGTGAATATTATGAAACTCCGAACATTGACAAAATTGCAAAGTCCGGGACTATATTCACTAATGGATATGCTGGTTCTAGAGTATGTAGTCCTTCTAGGGCAAGCCTAATGACAGGGCAGTTTACTGCTAGGCATGGCATAACACAATACGAAGGCAAGCGAACTACAGGGCAAGAATGGAAGCAAAGAAATAGACATACAAAGTTACTTCCCCCAGAATTTAAACTTCATTTAGATCAAAGTTCTACGACTCTTCCTGAAGCCTTCAAAGAACAGGGATACGCCACGTTTTTTGCTGGCAAATGGCATTTAGGCAGTAAAGAAGAAAATTCATTGCCAACCGACCATGGTTTCGACGTAAATCAAGGAGGAAACCAAGCAGGTGGTCCAAGTGGTGGCTTTTTTTCTCCATTTAAAAATCCTAATTTGACTAATTTACCTGAAGAAAAAGGCATGAGCCTATCGATGAAACTGGCAAAAGAAACATCAATCTTTATTGAAGATAATAAAGACGAGCCATTTTTTGCTTACCTTTCTTTTTATGCGGTTCATGCTCCTATCCAAACTTCAGAAGAAAAGTGGCGTAAATATAGAGATAAAGCTGAAAAAATGGGGATCCATCAATCAGGCTTTGAAATGGAAAGAGTGTTGCCTGCAAGAAAATATCAAGACAACCCGGTATATGCAGGTTTAAT
The sequence above is a segment of the Paraglaciecola sp. L3A3 genome. Coding sequences within it:
- a CDS encoding TonB-dependent receptor, coding for MFLVNSQFVIASSKTYQLSIEAGSTATSLRKLAEQTDLLILYPYDLVSQKTSAAINGKVTIDSGMSTILEGTNLMAVRNANGLYKIVKIPVTEVTSQPNEIATFPPEDIIDAIEEHLDEQSPEIISIVGRLSNYQKRFLKKRYSNVLVENVSVQNNKNHIQRNVGTLLQSAAGASTDYRKREGLFLTVRGFGPELNTVLYNNRQLPSTNLGSGFSFDTFSPQLFLYSDIYKTQTTELVSGGIGATINLVNQPRTNQKSFNLRGGIKLSASEDGDFFPELFGSVTYSGETIASIFSMNFLQQSYRIESANSDGWFAADLTGIENKEGSEDYSEIWVPRNFDLRIEQSEKQRFGLSWVSKLNITPNLYIITDLVYSRFDVESSIASSGNWTHINGNTENSAEKDTFDSISVDQNNTLLSYRYKSDLSFASDFVQLIRNRPSETIHFAGTAGYDFSQASNIVMDISYAVAKSNNGGNKRFSAVGSPNANPQYTLLENRPYANISFANSIDASDLRSHITIDSGDDVEDRIFQIKLDGETILKSTHWEQIKYGLYYADRTKEKIAFKTPWGEEFGGYEFDLPDEMFSTIDASGFLDGGVPEVWYGFDSQQYIDYLWSDEHIQQAIIDTNHPLAETIELRKQLGGFNANELPNSSWDVREELLEAYIKTFLSGQLFDLNWSAQMGVRLSATIIKSKGYDQGIQDLTYSDTDPTSLRITYAQSIPVSKSNNYVNWLPNINFKLELNDQQYINIGVSKTISRPSLDKLAPSIGEYVARTGASTAIRGNPQLQPYESINFDINWSWFFDDKGLIDLTFYYKSVDNFILQSVGFESLLAHPEGDFLVSTPYNADSTSFYGYEFVYQNQFESLPAPFDGTGIELRYTHVASDPLQANSSIREEIIEGLSDTLNLIFFYQTETFNASIIYNHRDEFVRKHSGLLGQPEMVDDYGQLDFKVSYQLSEKLGLFLEVQNLTNENLRSFSLFNERLLSYEHHQRIFTLGSNLRF
- a CDS encoding FecR domain-containing protein; translation: MNHNIIKFAAPRSVEDIAADWLIKMDGDVTLTKVEQTEFAQWIESDPQNKREFLSLAQVWDDVPVEKIHQLLNAKHYTAKQKQSFLQGFAFRPAFALCSMFFVAIILFVFSGKQTTEYTTNGLYVTNIGQQNKHQLVDGSVIYLNTNSRVQVDYTEDNRNVWLVYGEAHFEVAKDANKPFRVYAAGGRVQAVGTAFNVRLRDNLLDVLVTEGRIALSAVTEDFITTPFSQERNEQDANHMNTILSTVGMLDAGQKVTLNAMYEGKAALKNVAKNIQNLDSKELERQQAWQTGVLIFDGQTMSDFVNEVSRFTHATFIINDPQVANMKVGGRYKINKLDQVLVALEETFNIEVSQISNNSYLLRKKQQ
- a CDS encoding RNA polymerase sigma factor, yielding MTMISQIFIENTDFLKRFLMKYLKSEQTVEDVVQEVYIKAHNAELSKEIEFPKAFLFTIAKNLALNELSKKSYQRTVYLEDCSSEENDPIGDSLEHEIDANKAVDIYCKAMSELPEKCRKVFLLRKIHGLKHQTIAEQLEISLSSVEKHLKTATLSCRDYLKRHQIDLHGVTNIKNKQSK
- a CDS encoding sulfatase-like hydrolase/transferase; the encoded protein is MKHTDLTDAQRASTYITMRNKLSIAALICLGFLYSASVLANTDKTNVLFILTDDQAYDTVHAFGNDRISTPNIDALAHNGMSFTHVFNQGSWSGAVCSPSRRMINTGRHLYQTGRGPEKLDAKTKDSIKLMGETFKDNGYHTFMTGKWHLSEQDWETSFSEGQAIFMHGMAHLHKGGQFNTEFVDYVPSKSNQTNFRAYKAQKHTSEVIADAAVDFLKHKQEKPFMMYVGFLAPHDPRQAPQSYMGKYPGDTIDLPANFLPTHPFNQGDFYIRDEILENNPRTPYAVKKAIGEYYAMIEHTDAQIGRVLEALKNSGQLDNTLIVFTADHGLSVGKHGLLGKQNQYDHSIRAPFIMQGPNVPVGKSATGMFYLNSVFPSIVDMAGLEIPKSVQAPSIAPLVRGEKDKIYSSIYGSYRHFQRMLRTDDYKLIYYPMLKKTQLFDMHKDPLEMVNLANKPEHKMRIKKMMEKLEEWKKVVNDPLDNNDVINSYRTMSGVNDSNKRPKAWPAL
- a CDS encoding sulfatase — protein: MKLTKNIRPSLLIWPALSVLLSCTYESTKQTPAELVSTPSKPNVLFILVDDLGYADLSVMGSEYYETPNIDKIAKSGTIFTNGYAGSRVCSPSRASLMTGQFTARHGITQYEGKRTTGQEWKQRNRHTKLLPPEFKLHLDQSSTTLPEAFKEQGYATFFAGKWHLGSKEENSLPTDHGFDVNQGGNQAGGPSGGFFSPFKNPNLTNLPEEKGMSLSMKLAKETSIFIEDNKDEPFFAYLSFYAVHAPIQTSEEKWRKYRDKAEKMGIHQSGFEMERVLPARKYQDNPVYAGLIEQVDEAVGSVMQTLQKLNLTENTIVIFTSDNGGVTSGDNYSTNHLSLRGGKGYQWEGGMRVPYFVYVPWLQQSNESIDEPVSGTDLFPTLLDLAGLPLKPDAHLDGVSIKPLIEGRAIQSRALYWHYPHYGNQGGEPSSIIRKGQWKLIHYWEDGRNELYNLATDISERHDLAARHPEQTEKLKTQLIQWLASMDTHYAAEDPTWNKIARQKRLEEHKTILLPKLEKQRKEMLLPDWSPNNNWWGSQITHKDIGAKQ